In Hydrogenovibrio thermophilus, the following are encoded in one genomic region:
- the pgm gene encoding phosphoglucomutase (alpha-D-glucose-1,6-bisphosphate-dependent) yields MSLSPYAGKPAPQSILENIPKLMTDYYNLIPDASNPDQAVAFGTSGHRGSASKTAFNENHIAAISQAIVEYRDAQGITGPIYIGMDSHALSEAAHATAIEVFAGNSLDVIIQGKGRYTPTPVISHAILTYNENRTDDLADGVIITPSHNPPEDGGFKYNPPNGGPADTDATSVIQDRANEILMSDMQAINRMPLAEAMASEFVKAEDLIMPYVKDLDKIVDMKAIKDAGLKLGIDPLGGAAVDYWQPIADHYGLNLEIVNKHVDPTFSFMTVDKDGKIRMDCSSPYAMASLIALKDDYDIAFGNDTDTDRHGIVTPSVGLMNPNHYLAVAIQYLLTHRPNWSADVKIGKTLVSSSMIDRVVASLGKTLAEVPVGFKWFVDGLVSGDYAFGGEESAGASFLKMDGTVWSTDKDGIIMNLLAAEITAVTGKDPGQLYQELTEQFGNPVYSRIDAPANREQKAILKNLSPEMVKADTLAGEPILDKLTHAPGNGAAIGGLKITTENGWFAARPSGTEDIYKIYAESFKGQAHLDEILKEAQAIVSEALKK; encoded by the coding sequence ATGTCTTTGTCACCCTACGCCGGAAAACCTGCCCCACAATCCATTCTGGAAAACATTCCCAAACTGATGACCGACTACTACAACCTGATTCCCGATGCCAGCAATCCGGATCAGGCGGTCGCCTTCGGCACCTCCGGCCACCGTGGCAGCGCCAGCAAAACCGCCTTCAATGAAAACCACATTGCCGCCATTTCACAAGCGATTGTCGAATACCGCGACGCGCAAGGCATCACCGGCCCGATCTACATCGGCATGGACAGCCACGCCCTGTCGGAAGCCGCTCACGCCACCGCCATCGAAGTCTTTGCCGGCAACAGTCTGGACGTCATTATCCAAGGCAAAGGCCGTTACACGCCGACGCCGGTCATTTCGCACGCCATTCTCACCTACAACGAAAACCGCACCGATGATTTGGCCGACGGCGTCATCATCACGCCATCGCACAATCCACCGGAAGACGGCGGCTTCAAATACAACCCGCCAAACGGCGGCCCGGCCGATACCGACGCCACCTCCGTAATTCAAGACCGCGCCAATGAAATCCTGATGTCCGACATGCAAGCCATCAACCGCATGCCGCTGGCCGAGGCGATGGCTTCCGAATTCGTCAAGGCCGAAGACCTCATCATGCCGTATGTCAAAGACCTCGACAAAATCGTCGATATGAAAGCCATCAAAGACGCCGGACTCAAGCTCGGCATCGACCCGCTCGGCGGAGCAGCGGTGGATTACTGGCAACCGATTGCCGACCATTACGGCTTGAATCTGGAAATCGTCAACAAACACGTCGACCCGACCTTCTCGTTCATGACGGTGGATAAAGACGGCAAAATCCGCATGGACTGCTCCTCGCCTTACGCCATGGCCAGCCTGATTGCACTGAAAGACGACTACGACATCGCCTTCGGCAACGACACCGACACCGACCGCCACGGCATCGTCACCCCGTCGGTCGGTTTAATGAACCCAAACCACTATCTCGCCGTCGCCATTCAATACCTGCTGACCCACCGTCCGAACTGGTCGGCGGACGTTAAAATCGGTAAAACGCTGGTGTCCAGCTCCATGATTGACCGCGTCGTCGCCTCCTTGGGCAAAACCCTGGCGGAAGTGCCGGTCGGTTTCAAATGGTTTGTGGACGGTTTGGTGTCCGGCGACTATGCCTTTGGTGGCGAAGAATCCGCCGGGGCGTCTTTCTTGAAAATGGATGGCACCGTCTGGAGCACCGACAAGGACGGCATTATCATGAATTTATTGGCGGCGGAAATCACCGCCGTCACCGGCAAAGACCCGGGGCAACTGTATCAAGAGCTAACTGAACAATTCGGCAACCCGGTATACAGCCGCATCGACGCACCGGCCAACCGTGAACAGAAAGCGATTTTGAAAAACCTGTCCCCGGAAATGGTCAAAGCCGACACTTTGGCGGGTGAACCGATTCTGGACAAACTCACCCATGCACCGGGCAACGGCGCGGCCATCGGTGGCCTGAAAATCACCACCGAAAACGGCTGGTTCGCCGCCCGCCCATCCGGCACCGAGGACATCTATAAAATCTACGCCGAAAGTTTTAAAGGCCAAGCGCATTTGGATGAAATTCTAAAAGAAGCGCAAGCGATTGTGAGTGAAGCTTTGAAAAAATAA